The proteins below come from a single Sorghum bicolor cultivar BTx623 chromosome 4, Sorghum_bicolor_NCBIv3, whole genome shotgun sequence genomic window:
- the LOC8078389 gene encoding uncharacterized protein LOC8078389, producing MEDYYYLPNSWGTAGGYVEPAGFPGHHTVPRNPSSPPPQRTRRASRGNADAAGELHHHYLDACFRCGRHLGGNKDIFMYRGDTPFCSDECRQHQIEADEARERRSRQQPAAATKRERERSSPQRIPLWAR from the exons ATGGAGGACTACTACTACTTACCCAACTCATGGGGGACAGCAGGCGGCTACGTCGAGCCGGCGGGCTTCCCAGGCCACCACACGGTGCCTCGCAACCcaagctcgccgccgccgcagagGACACGCCGTGCGTCCCGCGGCAACGCTGACGCCGCCGGAGAGCTCCACCACCACTACCTCGACGCCTGCTTCCGGTGCGGGCGGCATCTTGGCGGGAACAAGGACATCTTCATGTACAG GGGCGACACCCCGTTCTGCAGCGACGAGTGCCGGCAGCACCAGATCGAGGCCGACGAGGCGAGGGAGAGGAGGTCCCGGCAGCAGCCCGCTGCGGCGACGAAGCGGGAGCGGGAGAGAAGCAGCCCGCAGAGGATTCCCCTCTGGGCGCGGTGA